The genomic segment CAAATTGAAGGTGTGCAGAAATGAAGGGCCAGAATATTTAAAGTTAAATAAATAGCAAGTATTTTACATTTTCGGTATTATGTACCTCATAATAGAACTTAGGGAGCTATTATTAAAGAACCTCTAATGAGTTTTGAGCTGTTTGTAATATATTCAAAATCGGCAAAGCATCATTTTTGCATTGGTGGTTTCCGTATTAGGAACAGTCGAGCGAAACTAGATAATTATCAACATTGAAAAATGAATATTTCTGAATTTGAAACAAAAATTAATGCGATTTACAATGCATTATTTGATTATGAGGTAATTTATAATGATGATTCTTTTTTTGGAACTGTAAATCAATATTCTGATTTTATAACTGACCGAAAAAATAGATTCTTCTCTAGCTTTGAAGAAAACAAGGATCAGATAATATTTATTTTAAACAGTAGGGTCGCAGATCTATTTATGGTTAATAAAAATGAGATGGTTAATGAAGATCCTATTGTAAATATCTATGAAAAAGGTAATTGGGTTTCTTTTGAATTTCATTTATCAACATTGCTTATTTCTGAATATACTGATTGGTTATCAAAACAGACCAAAAATAAATTTAATATTCGATTTGAAGGTTACCGAATAATGGTTCCTATAAAAAAATTTTGGAACCAGCTATCTAATCCGTTCAGCTATCCCGATAAAGTTTGGATAGCAAAGGATTCAAAATCGGTGATCTTAATTCAAAATGAAATTAGTACCATAATTTGTATGGCTAAAGATCAGCAATCGTTAAAGAATGCGCAAAAGCAACTGGAGCAATAATCAATCCATTAAATGCAGGTTTTAAGCCAATATTATTCTTATTATTTCTCCACTTGTTATCCTTGTAATAATTGAAAAAGTGCTCGTCATTTTCCACGGTTAAACCGTTGGTAAGGAAATAAATTTCAACAAGAGGTCTGGAGGAATTTCATTCCCCAGACCCTTATTGGCATTACTTTTTTGATTCCACCATTTCTTATAAAGCTTCCTCTAAATAATAGTGGGTAAAGAAACTGAAAACACATCTCAAATAATGAAATAGGAACTTTAAAGTTATTGGAATTGGGCCTCTTAAAAACTTAATATGTATCATTTGGCATTGTAGAGTGTTCGAGAGAGGATTTATGTGATCGGCAATAAAAAACCTTGATTAAAATGCTGGGCTGCACTTCTCAATCAAAAATTTTGGCAAAGACTTTGATGTATTCATCATAGGAATAACCAATTATTATGATCTTAAGGAACCCCATATTTTATATTCTGATACTGACACATATTTCTTGCAATTCAGCCAATAATTTTTATCAGGGAAAAGTGCTGGATGAAAACGACAAGCCGATTCAAGGTGTAACCATATTTGAGGAAGAAAGGAAGAACAGCTCGACAGCAACGACCGACAGTACCGGATATTTTAGGCTGCCCAGAAGCCCGGAATGGCTAGGTAACCTGATATTTATAAAAGAAGGATTTAAACCGGACACTATACCATCTGTCAGAAGTCAAGCCGGAGAACGGATAAAGTACTATTTTATTGAAAACGATACCACCGTTGTTAGGTTGAAGTATGCCGTAGCCGATATGCTTATTGGGCTCAACGTTCGGCATTTTCCAATAATGGACTCTACCAATTTCGACAACTTTGAAAATTCCGGTGAACCTGACACACAAGGATTCCTTAAACGGATCAAGTTTGATCCCAAGTGTAAAGATGCAATGAATTTCAGGTTACACTATAAAATACCTTTTTCTGAAAACTTTGCCGCTATAGTCGTTTCCTATCAATGCGGTGCAAACGAACTGTTCACCACTTTGATTACCGTAAATAAGGAAAACAAAATAATCGACAAGCTGGACATTGCTTATGACGAAGTAGCAGAATCAGCATTTGGTAAAACAAGTAAAATAGAAAAAGACAAAATAACAGTTACAAGCAGTAACTGGATGGAAGAAAAACCCATTTTCAAGGACGAGACTTACGTTTTAGAAAGGAATGGTAAGTTTAAATATAAAGCTCAATTATAAATATATCTAAAATATGGAAGTAACTATTAGCAGATTTTGGAGCATCGATGATGATGAAGGATTGTCAAGAGCCTCCATTTTATTCAAAAGACCAAGGGTGGATGGGCAGATTGCAAATTTAGTTTTCGATTTTATTTGGGCAAACGTATTGACACCTAAGAAATTGATGCAAAAGGGGAATTACGATTTTACATTGTATTTTGATACGATCCGGAGTACGCACAAATTTTTTTACGATTCTGTTTACAATACGGATACCGTTAAATTTCGCCCAGCTTTTAAAGACAGACAGTTGAATGGAGTAACAACCAAAGAAGTTGGATATAATGTTGAAGTTGACCCCTCCGCTGGACATACTGACCCCTCTATCAAGGCTTTCTTCAGTCCAACTGATGACCTGCCAATATTACTTCTTTTTTCTTAGACTTTCGCCTTTAAGTTCGATTCTGTAAGATCCATGGATCAGTCTATCGAGTATTGCGTCTGCAA from the Sphingobacterium thalpophilum genome contains:
- a CDS encoding carboxypeptidase-like regulatory domain-containing protein, which codes for MILRNPIFYILILTHISCNSANNFYQGKVLDENDKPIQGVTIFEEERKNSSTATTDSTGYFRLPRSPEWLGNLIFIKEGFKPDTIPSVRSQAGERIKYYFIENDTTVVRLKYAVADMLIGLNVRHFPIMDSTNFDNFENSGEPDTQGFLKRIKFDPKCKDAMNFRLHYKIPFSENFAAIVVSYQCGANELFTTLITVNKENKIIDKLDIAYDEVAESAFGKTSKIEKDKITVTSSNWMEEKPIFKDETYVLERNGKFKYKAQL